From Apis cerana isolate GH-2021 linkage group LG10, AcerK_1.0, whole genome shotgun sequence, one genomic window encodes:
- the LOC108001428 gene encoding uncharacterized protein LOC108001428, whose protein sequence is MLAQEEEKEEEGGRMVPLVAVAKVGGGCAEENGAGPKKVVEEEQRRAREGEEGIESGGFEGPPLAAFTQVKSRTSDLDTSFSKKAELRKGEQRQVSRSVNRFIREGPEDINNSTLDTTLLICPRGAVGGCSTPGSRVDPWWNPGSLFPSTPGPPRIDEGAPDNSSGAFHPCSPPSPSQRHPHHQPNACRNASTPYAVSPNLPPSCSAPGTRPADAVVAAPVVYGIASSPPQPSSSSSSSSSSSSSAGNLILSALLATTSSEAQHENSGEGADPLNGILSSLNVRIKTEEYPKIRAEERRAGSSISSSPSSAFNASLLTSLLSTSSRIPPCQRQRGDTDQPPLLRPPCAKLEYPPPEATPAADQEQRHRQQRGGKGAEGGRGARKPDYPQLVVGQSSREAAGEEALGATSPYDAVSGRCGQGKQGGKGGSLAKDGVAPPCAVSPSSDLVVEMKYETQSGPPAAPPHLSSAGVEPPHSSQGTGLVVGGSPAEVVGVDSLLLSPWGATGPDFLEPPDVKQTAAGLQDAWDTLLLGSSVGVASAQSLAELKPLPPFTGYTGHLSINGIPGHHYHTIASSAQRPSLPSSSPTSSSNQEYYESPVVSSSTPCPQGTSQKQQQQQQQQQHQHQQHQQQQQQHQHHQQQLPQSSQPVDYDIEDIAEIIGSAIADTTVPGGGNGPGSEHDPEASRDWIDIADWIDTACSPKAQETTSPSPYSQIYGTATPSTQAQQHGSTLQSLLTHGYAPLINARLQSANAALQNTSCGETPSSTSPYPPVSPPGRVSTSCSPDHLLHSSFAAPSHPRKRSRPAPASQNPSKKSPAATALPYGTESGLIGGKEKPVHRCSICNRGFLNKSNIKVHLRTHTGEKPFRCEVCGKAFRQKAHLIKHQQIHKRIGRD, encoded by the exons ATGCTCGCGcaggaggaagagaaggaggaggaaggcggTCGAATGGTACCACTAGTCGCAGTAGCGAAAGT TGGTGGTGGTTGCGCGGAGGAAAATGGTGCGGGGCCGAAGAAGGTGGTGGAAGAAGAGCAGAGGCGagcgagggagggggaagaaggtATAGAGAGTGGGGGCTTCGAGGGCCCCCCTCTGGCTGCCTTCACGCAG GTGAAGTCTCGTACAAGTGATCTTGATACCTCGTTCTCGAAGAAAGCCGAGCTCCGCAAGGGTGAACAACGACAAGTGTCTCGTTCTGTGAATAGATTTATAAGGGAAGGTCCTGAGGACATCAACAATTCCACTCTGGATACCACGCTGCTCATAT GTCCCCGCGGCGCCGTCGGCGGTTGCAGCACCCCCGGCAGTAGAGTGGATCCCTGGTGGAACCCTGGTTCCCTCTTCCCCTCGACCCCTGGGCCCCCAAGGATCGACGAGGGGGCACCGGACAACAGCAGCGGCGCCTTTCACCCGTGCTCGCCGCCCAGCCCGTCCCAGCGCCACCCTCATCACCAGCCCAACGCGTGCAGGAACGCGTCCACGCCCTACGCCGTCTCCCCCAACTTGCCCCCTTCGTGCTCCGCGCCGGGCACGCGCCCCGCCGATGCCGTCGTAGCCGCGCCCGTCGTCTACGGCATCGCCTCGTCGCCGCCTCAAccctcgtcctcgtcgtcgtcgtcgtcgtcgtcctcctcctcggcCGGCAACCTAATCCTCTCGGCGCTGCTCGCCACCACCTCCTCGGAGGCCCAGCACGAGAACAGCGGCGAGGGAGCGGATCCCTTGAACGGAATCCTGTCGTCCCTCAACGTGCGGATCAAGACGGAGGAGTACCCGAAGATACGAGCGGAGGAACGAAGGGCGGGGAGCAGCATTTCGTCGTCGCCGTCCTCCGCCTTCAACGCGTCCCTGCTCACCTCCCTGCTCTCCACCTCGTCCAGGATCCCCCCCTGCCAGCGCCAGCGCGGCGACACGGACCAGCCCCCCCTCCTCAGACCCCCCTGCGCCAAGCTCGAGTACCCCCCGCCCGAGGCCACCCCTGCCGCCGACCAGGAGCAGCGGCACCGGCAGCAGCGGGGCGGGAAGGGAGCCGAGGGCGGGCGAGGCGCGAGGAAGCCGGACTACCCCCAGCTCGTGGTCGGCCAATCGTCGAGGGAGGCTGCGGGGGAGGAGGCGCTAGGCGCCACGTCGCCGTACGACGCCGTATCGGGGAGGTGCGGGCAGGGGAAGCAGGGTGGGAAGGGCGGCTCGTTGGCCAAGGACGGGGTCGCGCCACCCTGCGCAGTGTCGCCGAGCTCGGACCTCGTGGTCGAGATGAAGTACGAGACGCAGTCGGGGCCGCCCGCGGCGCCCCCGCACCTCAGCTCCGCCGGGGTCGAGCCCCCGCACAGCAGCCAGGGGACGGGGCTCGTGGTCGGCGGCTCGCCGGCCGAGGTGGTCGGGGTGGACAGCTTGCTGCTTTCGCCGTGGGGCGCGACGGGGCCGGATTTCCTCGAGCCGCCGGACGTGAAGCAAACGGCAGCTGGTCTGCAGGACGCGTGGGACACCCTCCTCCTCGGCTCGTCGGTCGGCGTCGCCTCCGCCCAATCGTTGGCCGAGCTCAAGCCCCTTCCGCCCTTCACCGGCTACACCGGCCACCTCAGCATCAACGGAATACCCGGCCACCACTACCACACCATAGCCTCCTCCGCGCAGAGGCCCTCCttgccctcctcctcccccacgTCCTCCTCCAATCAGGAGTACTACGAGTCCCCCGTCGTCTCCTCCAGCACTCCCTGCCCCCAGGGCACCAGCCAgaagcagcagcagcagcagcagcagcaacagcatcAGCATCAGCAGCatcagcagcagcagcaacagcatcAGCACCACCAGCAGCAGCTGCCGCAGTCCTCGCAGCCGGTCGACTACGACATCGAGGACATAGCGGAGATAATCGGGTCGGCGATAGCCGACACCACGGTGCCGGGCGGCGGGAACGGGCCGGGGTCGGAGCACGACCCCGAGGCGTCGCGCGACTGGATCGACATCGCCGACTGGATCGACACGGCCTGCTCCCCCAAGGCGCAGGAGACCACGTCGCCGAGCCCCTACTCCCAGATATACGGGACCGCGACACCCTCCACCCAGGCCCAGCAGCACGGGTCCACGCTGCAGAGCTTGCTGACGCACGGCTACGCGCCGCTCATCAACGCGAGACTGCAATCGGCCAACGCCGCGCTCCAGAACACCTCCTGCGGGGAGACCCCGTCCTCGACCAGCCCCTATCCACCCGTCAGCCCGCCCGGCAGAGTGTCCACCTCGTGCAGCCCCGACCACCTCTTGCACTCCTCCTTCGCGGCACCCTCCCACCCCAGGAAGAGGTCGAGGCCAGCCCCCGCCTCCCAGAACCCGTCCAAGAAGAGCCCGGCCGCGACGGCGCTACCCTACGGGACCGAGTCGGGGTTGATAGGGGGCAAGGAGAAGCCGGTGCACAGATGTTCCATTTGTAACAGAGGTTTCCTCAATAAGAGCAACATAAAGGTGCATCTGAGAACGCACACGGGCGAGAAACCGTTCAGGTGCGAGGTGTGCGGCAAAGCGTTCAGGCAGAAGGCGCATCTGATAAAGCATCAGCAGATTCACAAGAGGATCGGCAGGGATTAG
- the LOC108001483 gene encoding uncharacterized protein LOC108001483 isoform X2: MGRNGGRGAGEGCVEKPVSTLWRNYVTSSRPDVSMRLTVTNGGLTATTKDHGLTEYWAHRVTYCTAPASHPRLFVWVYRHEGRRLRPELRCHAALCSKESTARRLASTLNARLQQALLEFRRDKVSRQNARLSLANALYENPSLPRRKLLLSTGGQNYRPPLERSKSAPKLSAIEEDIVAEEIEQQRILDELRTLENVARSWQDQDSWRLARLLDALNRESSDENGSISSGCETASTATSEERAPAGLEDHHATGDGTEQQTDRRVMFPNETVARGPGPRRNSEGSPNFMTCAGSPRFHRRNVVVHHGSRERFSSRNDEEESMEEEDEEIEASHVFDFEDVEDFDDVVDYRPRGEILRRLEDPQERERRVMEKYPGRMNHHDLLQNDETPFLTLDSLDEEVDSDESGYVEAPPKSLLGQDDPRKEEEEESGDKNESRQGQGETRRDMLRGSKVVEESEKVKSEDSKETEGIEAEEEEVSEEEVETKDPLLTVENNQRIKEKERERSDFIKCPISETIKKLANASLKSSKSLEMTTNNCLKALNNLKTSKSFDGVKAISEMEGESPSLHQRKKLLAQQGVIV, from the exons ATGGGAAGGAATGGTGGAAGAGGAGCAG GCGAGGGCTGCGTGGAGAAACCCGTGTCGACGTTATGGCGCAATTACGTTACCAGCAGCAGGCCGGACGTGTCGATGAGGCTGACGGTCACGAACGGCGGTTTGACCGCGACGACCAAGGATCACGGGCTGACGGAGTACTGGGCGCACAGGGTCACCTATTGCACCGCGCCTGCTTCCCACCCGCGCCTGTTCGTCTGGGTGTACAGGCACGAGGGGCGAAGGCTGAGGCCCGAGCTCAGGTGCCACGCCGCCCTCTGCAGCAAGGAGTCCACCGCCAGGAGGCTCGCCTCGACCTTGAACGCCAGGCTGCAGCAGGCGCTCCTGGAATTCAGACGGGACAAGGTCTCCAGACAAAATGCTAG GTTGTCGCTAGCAAACGCTCTGTACGAGAACCCTTCGTTGCCGCGGCGAAAGTTGCTTCTGAGCACGGGGGGTCAGAATTACCGGCCCCCCCTCGAGAGGTCGAAAAGCGCGCCGAAACTGTCCGCCATCGAGGAGGACATCGTCGCCGAGGAGATAGAGCAACAAAGGATCCTGGACGAGTTGAGGACGTTGGAGAACGTGGCGCGAAGTTGGCAGGATCAGGACAGCTGGAGGCTCGCGCGGCTCCTCGACGCTTTGAACCGCGAGTCGTCCGACGAAAATGGAAGTATCTCGAGCGGGTGCGAGACGGCGAGCACAGCTACAAGCGAGGAGAGGGCGCCCGCCGGATTGGAGGATCATCATGCTACAG GAGATGGAACGGAACAGCAAACGGACAGAAGAGTGATGTTCCCCAACGAGACGGTCGCGAGGGGACCGGGCCCTCGAAGAAACTCGGAAGGTTCCCCAAACTTCATGACCTGCGCCGGGAGTCCCCGTTTCCATCGTCGAAACGTGGTCGTACACCACGGGAGCCGGGAAAGGTTCTCGTCCCGAAACGACGAGGAGGAGtcgatggaggaggaggacgaggagATAGAGGCATCTCACGTGTTCGATTTCGAGGATGTGGAGGATTTCGACGACGTGGTCGACTACAGGCCGAGGGGCGAGATACTGCGCAGGCTGGAGGATCCtcaggagagggagagacgaGTGATGGAGAAATATCCAGGTCGAATGAACCACCACGATCTGTTGCAAAACGACGAGACTCCGTTTCTAACGTTGGACTCCCTCGACGAGGAAGTGGACAGCGACGAGAGCGGCTACGTCGAGGCGCCGCCGAAATCTTTATTGGGCCAGGACGACccgaggaaggaggaggaggaggagagcggCGACAAGAACGAGTCGCGTCAGGGACAGGGCGAGACGCGTCGGGACATGCTTAGGGGATCGAAGGTCGTGGAGGAAAGTGAGAAAGTGAAAAGCGAGGATTCCAAAGAGACGGAAGGCATAGAAGCGGAGGAAGAAGAGGTGAGCGAGGAAGAAGTCGAAACCAAGGATCCTCTGTTGACGGTGGAGAACAATCAGAGGattaaagaaaaggaaagggagaggAGCGATTTTATTAAGTGTCCTATTTCAGAGACTATAAAGAAACTGGCGAATGCGTCGTTGAAAAGCTCCAAGTCTTTAGAAATGACTACGAACAACTGTTTGAAAGCtctgaataatttaaagaccTCAAAGTCGTTCGACGGTGTTAAGGCTATCTCGGAGATGGAAGGTGAATCTCCGAGTCTTCATCAGAGGAAGAAATTGCTCGCTCAACAAGGAGTCATCGTTTGA